From Tistrella bauzanensis, a single genomic window includes:
- a CDS encoding RES domain-containing protein: MASRRGVRSPAPAKPADEATSATPVPPESLHATLTELPEGQVLHRVHQDQYRADQFNPGMRGNARFSPIQDDQGQPIPTLYGGTTMDCALMETVFHDVPHTAGLKTFDKGKLAGQVHSTVEVARLLRVIDLAERIGVYIVPGKS, translated from the coding sequence ATGGCTAGCAGGCGCGGCGTCAGGTCGCCCGCGCCCGCCAAACCTGCCGACGAGGCCACGTCCGCGACGCCGGTGCCGCCGGAGAGCCTGCACGCCACGCTGACGGAACTGCCCGAGGGGCAGGTTCTGCACCGCGTGCATCAGGATCAGTACCGCGCGGATCAGTTCAACCCCGGCATGCGGGGCAATGCCCGTTTCAGTCCGATTCAGGATGACCAGGGCCAGCCGATTCCCACATTGTACGGCGGCACGACAATGGACTGTGCGCTGATGGAGACGGTTTTTCACGACGTGCCCCATACGGCCGGCTTGAAGACTTTCGACAAGGGCAAGCTGGCCGGGCAGGTGCATTCGACCGTCGAGGTCGCGCGGTTGCTGCGAGTGATCGATCTGGCCGAGCGGATCGGTGTGTACATCGTTCCCGGCAAAAGCTGA